The Setaria viridis chromosome 6, Setaria_viridis_v4.0, whole genome shotgun sequence genome contains a region encoding:
- the LOC117861025 gene encoding uncharacterized protein, producing MAAAVVVAEGELDQVMVRAAQILVSLRSKKLRAWPKWVPMPAAEAEAEAESSPGTAPAEVPKGWAGRRPRSRGRRGSCVPWMKALRELDLAGSGGEERDAAAGSGSPSTSSADHAAPTQPRPSHADGKAAEKALAAATAVAKEPMTASSPNTPLDYGAGGSRASSSTDDAARPRAKRKGPGARGSGGEDDEGCSSPAKRPRAVADEVKPIPTSMQGETSASSAKGFAFDLNFPPPLDDGACPDAC from the exons atggcggcggcggtggtggtggcggaagGGGAGCTGGATCAGGTGATGGTCCGCGCCGCGCAGATTCTCGTCAGCCTCCGGTCCAAGAAGCTGCGGGCGTGGCCCAAGTGGGTCCCGATGCCggcggccgaggccgaggccgaggccgagtcGTCGCCCGGCACGGCACCGGCGGAGGTGCCGAAGGGATGGGCgggacggcggccgcggagTCGCGGGAGGCGGGGCTCGTGCGTTCCCTGGATGAAGGCGTTGCGGGAGCTGGACCTTGCGGGATCCGGCGGGGAGGAAAGGGAcgcggcggccggatccggctcGCCGTCGACGAGCTCCGCCGACCACGCGGCGCCGACGCAGCCGCGCCCGAGCCACGCGGACGGGAAGGCAGCGGAGAAGGCGCTCGCTGCCGCCACGGCGGTGGCGAAGGAGCCCATGACGGCGTCGAGCCCGAACACTCCGCTGGACTACGGCGCCGGCGGATCCCGCGCGTCGTCGAGCACGGAcgacgcggcgcggccgcgggcgaaGCGGAAGGGCCCCGGCGCCCGCGGATctggcggcgaggacgacgaagGGTGCAGCTCGCCGGCGAAGCGGCCGCGGGCGGTGGCCGACGAGGTGAAGCCAATTCCCACG AGTATGCAGGGTGAAACAAGCGCATCCAGCGCCAAGGGCTTTGCATTCGACCTCAACTTTCCACCGCCATTGGATGACGGTGCCTGTCCAGACGCCTGCTGA